Proteins encoded within one genomic window of Ailuropoda melanoleuca isolate Jingjing chromosome 16, ASM200744v2, whole genome shotgun sequence:
- the NAA40 gene encoding N-alpha-acetyltransferase 40, whose product MDAVCAKVDAANRLGDPLEAFPVFKKYDRNGLNVSIECKRVSGLEPATVAWAFDLTKTNMQTMYEQSEWGWKDREKREEMTDDRAWYLIAWESSSVPVAFSHFRFDVECGDEVLYCYEVQLESKVRRKGLGKFLIQILQLVANSTQMKKVMLTVFKHNHGAYQFFREALQFEIDDSSPSMSGCCGEDCSYEILSRRTKFGDSQHSHAGGHCGGCCH is encoded by the exons ATGGATGCCGTCTGTGCCAAAGTGGATGCTGCCAACAGG CTTGGAGATCCTCTGGAGGCTTTCCCAGTGTTCAAGAAATATGATCGAAACGG gTTAAATGTCTCCATTGAGTGTAAGCGAGTGTCTGGATTGGAGCCAGCCACCGTGGCCTGGGCCTTCGACCTGACCAAAACCAACATGCAGACCAT GTACGAGCAAAGCGAATGGGGCTGGAAGGACCGAGAGAAACGGGAGGAAATGACGGATGACCGAGCCTGGTACCTCATTGCTTGGGAAAGCAGTTCGGTTCCTGTTGCCTTTTCTCACTTCCGGTTTGACGTGGAGTGCGGGGATGAAGTCCTGTACTG CTACGAAGTGCAGCTGGAAAGCAAGGTGCGGCGGAAAGGCCTGGGGAAGTTCCTCATACAGATCCTGCAGCTCGTGGCCAACAG cacacagatgaagaaagttATGTTAACTGTATTTAAGCACAATCATGGCGCCTACCAGTTCTTCAGAGAAGCCCTGCA ATTTGAAATCGATGACTCTTCCCCCAGCATGTCTGGCTGCTGTGGAGAGGACTGCTCCTACGAGATCCTGAGCCGGAGGACCAAGTTCGGGGACAGCCAGCACTCCCATGCGGGCGGGCACTGTGGCGGCTGCTGCCACTGA